From a single Budorcas taxicolor isolate Tak-1 chromosome X, Takin1.1, whole genome shotgun sequence genomic region:
- the PNPLA4 gene encoding patatin-like phospholipase domain-containing protein 4, giving the protein MKPINLSFAACGFLGIYHLGAASALCKHGGKLLKDVKAFAGASAGSLVASVLLTAPQKIEECNKFTYDFAEEIRRQSFGALTPGYDFMARLRSGVESVLPANAHELAHGRLHVSITNSRTGRNCLASSFPSREDLVQVLLASSFLPIYAGLKPVEYKGQKWVDGSFTNSLPILPVGRTVTISPFSGRLDVSPQDKGRLHFYLSVTNQEVLLSVANLVRLNRALFPPSRRTMESLYQWGFDDASRFLLKESWFE; this is encoded by the exons CTTTGCAGCGTGTGGGTTTCTGGGCATTTACCACTTGGGGGCAGCATCGGCACTTTGCAAACACGGCGGAAAGCTGCTGAAGGATGTCAAGGCCTTTGCTGGGGCTTCCGCGGGATCCTTGGTTGCTTCGGTTCTCCTCACAGCGCCGCAGAAAATAGAG gaatGCAACAAGTTTACCTATGATTTTGCTGAAGAAATCCGAAGGCAGTCTTTTGGGGCACTAACACCTGGCTATGATTTCATGGCCCGATTGAg gagCGGAGTGGAGTCAGTTCTCCCTGCCAACGCGCACGAGCTGGCCCACGGCCGCCTGCACGTCTCCATCACCAACAGCAGGACCGGGCGGAACTGCCTGGCCTCCAGCTTTCCCTCCAGGGAGGACCTCGTCCAG GTCCTGCTGGCCAGCAGCTTCCTGCCCATCTATGCAGGACTGAAACCAGTGGAATACAAAGGGCAG AAGTGGGTGGACGGAAGCTTCACCAACAGCCTGCCAATCCTGCCGGTCGGCCGCACAGTGACCATCTCCCCATTCAGTGGGCGACTGGATGTCTCCCCACAGGATAAAGGGCGGCTGCATTTCTACCTTAGCGTCACCAACCAGGAAGTACTG CTGTCGGTGGCAAACTTGGTGAGACTCAACCGGGCCCTCTTCCCACCAAGCAGGAGGACAATGGAATCGCTCTATCAATGGGGCTTCGATGACGCCAGCAGGTTTTTACTTAAAGAAAGTTGGTTTGAGTAG